A stretch of DNA from Brevinematales bacterium:
CTGTGTCGGTGCGCCGTACTCGATGATAAAGAACGATATACAAGGCAAGGAGTTCCAGAAAAAGTGGCTCAACTGGAAACCGGGTCAGCCGCTGCCCATACTGGTGCCGAACGTTCTCCTCGACGCGTACAACCAGAGTATGGCGGACGCGAACGGGCTTCCCAAGATAACGAAGGACCTCCAGAAAATGATGATCGGCGCGCACGCCCAGATATTTTTCGGGCAGTCGAGCTTCAAGACTATCCCCGGCTTCATGGTGGAGACCGGCGAACTGGTCGGGTTTACCGATAATGTGCCCAGCCTCGCGCTCATTATTCCGCTCGGCGCGGCGCGTTTCTATAACGGCAAGTTCCGCGGGCAGGATTCGGATAAGGAATATATCTATTGTTTCATCGAGGTCAGGGATCACGACTCGGTATTAACGGTATCGGACAAAGTGAAGAAATGGGGCTTTGTCGTCGAGACCGAAAAATCCCTGTCGCTCGAGATACAGAACCTGCGGAATAACGTCAATATGGTGATCGCGGCCCTGCAATGGGTTATACTCGGGATGTCGATTATCGCGATAGCGTTCTCGACAGTCATCGCGACCCTGAACCGCACCGAGTATTACCGTATCCTGCGCGTCCTCGGCGCGTCCAAAGCGTTTATCACGTTTACCATCATAATAAAATACGCCCTGATCGGATGGCTGGGCGCGACTCTCGGGATGTTCCTCATCGGGAATCTGATCGACGAGATCGCCAAGGTCGCCAAGTTCAGCGGCTTCGAGTTAAAACTTATCACGGATAAGGGAATGGTCGCCCAGTATATTCTCGGCGGCACGCTCATTCCCGTCTTTTCCACAATTCCGGCGCTGTTGAAGCTCTACTTTAAGGGGCTGAACCGGGATTAATCGGGTATTTTTCAAGGGAAGGGAATTTTTATGAATAGCGTAAAAGTATTACTGGCCGCTCTGGTGATAGAGTTCGGCCTGATGTTTATTCCGTATGCTTATTTCACAGCATGCAGCCCGTCGGCGTTCCAGAACGCGCTCGCGCAGGTTCCGAATGAGGATTCTGTACTCAGGGACAAGCTGATCGGGAAGACGATGCAAATCATCACCGAGAACGACGAGATGACTGACGAGAAAAAGGCAATTCTGCCGGATGTGGTCGATTCCGTTATCAAGCATTCCGCCGAGTACGGGGTTGACCCGGAACTCGTTCTGTCCGTCATCTACGCGGAAAGCCGTTTCGACCCCGATGTGACCAGTTCCGCCGGGGCGAAGGGACTGATGCAGGTGCTGAATCCCGACTACGACGGGCTGCCCGATTCGGTGATGTTCGACATCGACCGGAATATCCAGATGGGTATCGCCGAGTTCGCGGGGTATCTCGAACAGTACGACAGCGTGATGAAGTCGCTGTACCGTTATAACGGGATGAAGATGAAGACGTACTCCAAATCGGTGCAGATCAGCAAGGAAAGCTATTACTACGCGATCCGCGTGATGGATATCTATTACCTGTATAAAAATCCGCAGGGGTAAATCGGTTCAGCATACTTTCTTTCCCCTGCGGGAAAGAAAGTAAAGGTTTTTTACAGATTCGCCAATCAAACAAAAAATATCTCGATTTATTAACGTATATTCTTGACGGATATTATAAGTTATTATAACATTTCATTGCTGTATGAAGGATTTTTAACGAAATGTTTCAATAATATTAGGAGAATAGAATGGGTATACTACACGTTAATCATATCCAAAAGAAACTCAGAGAAACTTATACAGGTAAAATAGATATTTCAGACGCAAGGAATGATAATGAAAGAGAAAACTTTTTTTTAACAAGAGCTTTTGCAGCCTATTCTTTACAATGCTTAGGAAATATTGAACCAATAAATGCTACAGAAAGCATTGTTGATGGATTTAATGACAATGGAATAGACTTAATTCTATTTGATAAAAAAAAGAAAATATTATGGATAATACAATCAAAATGGATTAAAAATGGAACTTCACAACCAGATAATGGAGAAGTATTAAAATTCTGTGAAGGTATAAAGGATATTATTGAATTAAAATTTGAAAACTTTAATGAAAAAGTTAAACTTAAAGAAAATGAGGTTATTGAAGCATTAGAAGATCCATATGTAAAAATAAAAATTGTTTTAGCATATACGGGAAATGATTTTTTATCAATACATAATAAAAGAGCATTGGATGATTTACTTGAGGCTTTAAATGACCCTTCAGAATTAGCATATCTTGAAATTTTTAACTTAGGTATTGCACATAAATCTCTTATAGGAATTTTAGGGGGTCAGCCAATAAATACAGACCTTATATTAACAAATTGGGGGAAAACTGAAGAACCTTATCAATCCTTTTATGGAATAATTAGTGGGGGTGATTTGGCAAATTTATGGAGTGAAAACAGATTTAAATTACTTTCTGAAAACATCAGAGATTTTATTGGTTTTACAGAGGTGAATGAAGAAATCTTTAACACAATTCAAACTGAACCAAAGAATTTTTTTTATTATAACAATGGTTTAACTGCTTTATGTAGAAAAATAACTAAGAAGCCTGTTGGAGGAGGAGACAGAAATACTGGAATATTTTATATAGAAGATTTTAAAATTGTTAATGGTGCGCAAACTGTAGGAACTCTAGGAAATGTTTTAGAGAATAATAAACATAATTTGGATGATGTTAAAGTGTTTATAAAAATTATTTCATTGGAAAATTGTCCTGATGGATTTGGGGTTTCGGTAACCCGTTGTACTAATACACAAAACAAAATTGAAAGACGGGACTTTGTATCCTTAGATCCTGAAAATGAGAGAATAAAAACAGAATTATCTCTAGAAGGAATTAATTATCATTATATTAGGTCAGATGAACAAATAACTCCTGATGATAAAAACTTTTATGTTGATGAAATAATCACAGCATTGGCCTGTGAATATTCTGAAGTTGATTATACTGTTATAGCAAAAAGGGAAATAGGAAAATTATGGGAAAATATTGAGAAAAAACCCTATATAGATTTAATAAATAGTAAATTGAGTGCGATAAAAATAATTAGATGTATAGCTATATTTAGAGAAATAAACAAAATACTAAAAGAAAAAGAACTAAGATCAACTGGTAGATTGAAGAGCCATTATATTCATTCAAATCGCTTTGTTCTACATATGGTTTTTCAAATAATAAATAAAGAAATAATAAATGATCCTCTATATGATTTTAATAGTTTTAAAACAAAATTTTTGCCAAATATTGCTGTAGAAATAATTGAAAAAACCCATAATATAGTAGAAGAAATTTATCAATCATCTCTTATTCATCAATTATATAGAAATTTAAAAAAATGCAAAGAAATTAAAAAAAAGTTTGTACAATAAAAACAACCCGCCCAGTGAATGTATGGATAAGAAACTAAATTTAGTAACCTCCTGACAGTACAACTACTCCGTGGTCATCCGCCTAATCCGTGTTATCCGTTTACCCTCGTGAAGCGGGGTGAAATCGGGTCAGAATTGCATCCCGTCGGCCGCGCCTCGATACGTCTCTCACTCCGTTCGGGACACCCGGCGAGCGGCGGTCATCGAGTGCCTGGAGGGCGTATCGAGATGATCGTTAAAATATCCCCAGGAACGATTTCATCAGCTTCCGCACATCTTCCTTGAACTGGCGTATATCTCCCTCGACGCCGTTCTTGATCTCGTCATACTTATAGAACTCGAGCATACGCACGTTCTTCAGTTCGGGCTTGACATACAGGTCGGGTTTGTGCTTCTCCATCATACTTTCCACTATCGACGCCTGCATGATCTGGAACGTCGTGAAGATGCCCTCGAGCATATTCGGAGGGGTATCCGGTACGGACGGGACTTTCGTGCCGGACACGTCGACCGCGATCAGGATATCGCACTCCGCGCGGATAATATCGTACGGCACCGGGTTCACGCATCCGCCGTCCACCAGCACGCGCCCGTCCGCGACCACCGGCTCGAATATGCCGGGGAGCGACATACTCGCGCGCATCGCGGTAATCAGCGGGCCGCGCTCCATCACCACTTCCTCGCGCTTCCAGAAATCGGTTGCGACTATCTTGAGGGGGATTCGGGTCTGGGAGAAGTCGTTGACAGGGAGGGTCTTCAGGAAGAACTGTTCGAGGCTTTTTCCCTTGATCAGCCCCGACAGGCTGAATATCGAAAGATCGACCATTTTACCGATTTCGAACAGCTTGAGGTCGTTGATAACGCGCTGGATATCGTCGGGGGAGAGTCCCGATGCGTACATACCGCCGATCACCGCGCCGATACTGGTGCCGGATATGACCGACGGCTGATAGCCGAGTTCCTCGATCGCGCGGAGGAATTCGATATGACAGAACCCCTTCGCTCCGCCGCCGCCTAACGCTATCCCGATCCGTTTCATAACCATCCTCCTGTTGATAGGGAAATATTAACACACTGGTCAAAGATACCCTTCGGGTGCGCTCAGGGATCATCCGCGGCCTTCACGGTCATCAAGTGACCCGGCCGTAAAGGGCTTGATGACGAACTCATAATGTCATTGCGATGCCGCGCTACAAAAATTATTGAAGCGCGGTAGAAGCAATCTGTTTTATTAATATGTGTAATATTATATTGACTGCTTCTTCGCATGGCTCATCGCAGTGACGGAAAATATTTAATTTCCGTATTCGTCAACACGCCCCAAAAAAGGCGGGCTTATCGGAAGCCGATATATTCGCCTGTCACCGCGAGCGAGCGGCCGATATAAATATCGGTCCCTGAGCGCAGCCGAAGGGTAGCCGAGACATATCCTGCGCAGCAGTGTCAACATCCCCCGTCTGCAATGAGTTGTTGGAACCACCCGTTCTCGAACCCCAGCTCGTCGGCGTACCCGATCACTTCGTCGTACTCGTCCTGCGTGAGACGCCTTCCGATCACCGGGTGATTCGCCGCGCGGTCGGCGGGAAAATACTGCGACATGAGCGCGAGATGGATAGACGGGGTTAGGTTCTCCGCGATCCATTTCAGCGCCGCCTTGGAGTTCGCGGTATTGCCGGGGAGCACCAGATGACGGATAATCATCCCGCGGCGGGCGATACCCGCCTTGTCGGCCTCGATTTCCGACCCGGTCTGGCGGTACATCTCTATGAGGACATTCCTGTTAATTTGCGGATAATTCGGCGCGCTCGAGTACTCGACCGCGATATCGTCGAACGCGTACTTCGCGTCGGGCAGGTAAATATCGACAATCCCGTCGAGATCGCGGATAACCGGAAGGCTGTCGTAGCCTGACGTGTTATAGACTATGGGGATAGAGAGCCCCTTCTCGACAGCGATACCCAGCGCGGCGACCGCCTGATAGATAAAGTGCGACGGAGTGACCCAGTTGATGTTATGCGCGCCGCGTTTCTGGAGCGACAGCATCGCGTCCGCGAGTCCGTCGGTCGTGAGAGTTTTTGTCGCGCGGTGGAGCTGGCTGATCGGGAAATTCTGGCAGAACATGCAGTGGAGATTACACCCGGTGAAAAAGAGGGTGCCGCTCCCGGAGGTCCCCGATATCGGGGGTTCCTCGCCGTGATGGAGGTTCGCGCTCGAGATGCGCGGCTCGAACCCCTCGCCGCATTCGCCGAGCTCCTTCGCGCGGTCGACCCCGCACGCCCTCGGGCACATCCTGCACTCATGGATATTTCCGCTGTGCTTCCCGAGGAAACTGTTTATTCGTTCGGGCTTATCCGTTCTCATCTTGTCCCGCGTTCTTTTCTTTTTTAAGCTGGTGGGTCTCCCGTAGGATACGGAAGTCCATATAGCCGCTGTCCTCGATTCCCTCGGAAACCCGTTCCTCTATAAAAATACCCGACTTATCGAGGAGACGCACCGGCGCGGTTCCCTTTTTGTCGGAATAACGCGCGGTAATCCGCATGGCAAGGTCGAGATATTCGGGATAGTCCGCCCCCATCAGGAAGGACAGCGGGCCGGGGACGTCCTGCGTATCGAGGAGAATCCCGTCCTTGCGGACATGCGGCGCGAGCTCCGCGATAAATTTATTCTCATGGAAATTCCGTCCGGTGACCATCGTGCAGGACGGCGAGAAACGGAACTGGTGGCCGACCTTGAGGAGCTGGTACTCGTTAAAATCGGCGGACTCCTTGCCCTCGTGCTCGAAACGGTCGAAGATGCGGGCGGCCATTTCCTCCTCGGTCAGCAGGCATCCCCCAGCGGGGGTCTCGAACTCGGCGAACCCGTACTCCATCGCAAGTTCCATCTGGCGGAGCCGTCCGCGCCCCTGGATATCGAGCATCTTCTTCCGGTCGATCCAACCCTTCTTTTCAGGCTCGGTCGGCGGGAGAATCCTCCCGGAGAGCGGGCGTACGATCAGCCCCTTCAAACCGGCGGCTTTTTCTATCATATAGAGGATGTTTTTACGCTGGCTCATCGGACGCTGGTTCAGCACCTCGCCGGTCACGAGAAATTCCGCGCCGGCCGTTTTACCGAACTCGTATGCTTTCTTCTGGAAAAATATCTTGCAGTCGATGCACGGGTTGACCTGCTTCCCGTAACCGTGCGCGGGATTGAGGATGACCTCGCGGAAAAATTCCTCCCGCACGTCGAGCGTATGCACCTCGTACCCCCGCTCGCGGAGAATCTGCGTCCCGGGCTGACGCCTGTGCTTATGCGGAACCTGCTCGCGCAGTTTGGACTGGCTGAAGCCCATATCGAAGTTGACGA
This window harbors:
- a CDS encoding transglycosylase SLT domain-containing protein, with the translated sequence MNSVKVLLAALVIEFGLMFIPYAYFTACSPSAFQNALAQVPNEDSVLRDKLIGKTMQIITENDEMTDEKKAILPDVVDSVIKHSAEYGVDPELVLSVIYAESRFDPDVTSSAGAKGLMQVLNPDYDGLPDSVMFDIDRNIQMGIAEFAGYLEQYDSVMKSLYRYNGMKMKTYSKSVQISKESYYYAIRVMDIYYLYKNPQG
- a CDS encoding AIPR family protein, with amino-acid sequence MGILHVNHIQKKLRETYTGKIDISDARNDNERENFFLTRAFAAYSLQCLGNIEPINATESIVDGFNDNGIDLILFDKKKKILWIIQSKWIKNGTSQPDNGEVLKFCEGIKDIIELKFENFNEKVKLKENEVIEALEDPYVKIKIVLAYTGNDFLSIHNKRALDDLLEALNDPSELAYLEIFNLGIAHKSLIGILGGQPINTDLILTNWGKTEEPYQSFYGIISGGDLANLWSENRFKLLSENIRDFIGFTEVNEEIFNTIQTEPKNFFYYNNGLTALCRKITKKPVGGGDRNTGIFYIEDFKIVNGAQTVGTLGNVLENNKHNLDDVKVFIKIISLENCPDGFGVSVTRCTNTQNKIERRDFVSLDPENERIKTELSLEGINYHYIRSDEQITPDDKNFYVDEIITALACEYSEVDYTVIAKREIGKLWENIEKKPYIDLINSKLSAIKIIRCIAIFREINKILKEKELRSTGRLKSHYIHSNRFVLHMVFQIINKEIINDPLYDFNSFKTKFLPNIAVEIIEKTHNIVEEIYQSSLIHQLYRNLKKCKEIKKKFVQ
- a CDS encoding patatin-like phospholipase family protein codes for the protein MKRIGIALGGGGAKGFCHIEFLRAIEELGYQPSVISGTSIGAVIGGMYASGLSPDDIQRVINDLKLFEIGKMVDLSIFSLSGLIKGKSLEQFFLKTLPVNDFSQTRIPLKIVATDFWKREEVVMERGPLITAMRASMSLPGIFEPVVADGRVLVDGGCVNPVPYDIIRAECDILIAVDVSGTKVPSVPDTPPNMLEGIFTTFQIMQASIVESMMEKHKPDLYVKPELKNVRMLEFYKYDEIKNGVEGDIRQFKEDVRKLMKSFLGIF
- a CDS encoding radical SAM protein; the encoded protein is MCPRACGVDRAKELGECGEGFEPRISSANLHHGEEPPISGTSGSGTLFFTGCNLHCMFCQNFPISQLHRATKTLTTDGLADAMLSLQKRGAHNINWVTPSHFIYQAVAALGIAVEKGLSIPIVYNTSGYDSLPVIRDLDGIVDIYLPDAKYAFDDIAVEYSSAPNYPQINRNVLIEMYRQTGSEIEADKAGIARRGMIIRHLVLPGNTANSKAALKWIAENLTPSIHLALMSQYFPADRAANHPVIGRRLTQDEYDEVIGYADELGFENGWFQQLIADGGC